AGTTGACTTTCATTCATTTGTGAATCTTACATTTATTTTAGATCAAGTAATCAACACCCATGCTTGATGCATGGTAGTGTTGGTTGTAAATTTACATTGTTTTGAGATGAACTATTAGGTTTTTCTTTATGGTGAAAGTGAAATTATAGAATATTCTCCAACTTTATATATAGAAGATTCATTTTGTAATCATCTTTTTGCGTAAATTTGGTTAATAAAAGAAATTGTAAATATTGTTTGAGACTGGGACCTCTCAAATGACAGAACAGGCAGGACGACCGACCCCATATCTTATCATATAATGAATAAAATTTCCATTCAGTGCCTTTGTAACGAAACTAAATAGTAAATGAAAGGTATCACAAGACTTCAAAAATATTTTAGAAACATCTGATTAGTTCATGGTCAATGAAAGTATCTTACCAATCATCCAACGAGACACTAAAACAAAACCATTCATCCATAAAGTATTATTGCCTCTTTTTGGATCAAAATTCAAAATTAATCTCATTTGACTTAATGCAAAACTTTTTAAAAAAACTCGATCTGTATCGCTTTATTTAGAGTCGCTGATTAATTCTTACATAAACTGTATTAAGTAACCATAATATTAATTATTGAACTGTAAGTTTGTAATAAATCAATTTTTTCTATAAACTAATCTCTCCAAAAAGATGATGCAAAAAGAAAATTTACAACCCTTTTTGTTTTGGTCTTTCAAGAAGAAGCATATCCATGAGGATGAGTCTTTTGCCACTTCCAAGCAACTTCAAGACTTTCTTGAAGATTAGTGAAACGAGCAGACCAATTAAGATCTCTCAGAATCTTTGCTGGATCACTATAAACCTCTGCATAATCTCCAGGTCGTCGAGGCAAAAAATCTACTTGTATATCTACTCCTGTCGCTTTCTTACAAGCTTCCACAAACTCCTTCACCGATCTTCCTTTTCCCGTACCTACATTGTAGATTCCAACATTTTTTGGCTTAGCTTTCTCAAGAGCCTTCACGTGAGCATCAACGAGGTCAGTAACGTCAATGTAGTCACGAACACAGGTTCCATCTCCTGTTTTGTAGTCTGTTCCTTTGACCTGAAGGCCTGGAATCACACCACGAGCTGCATCAAAACAAGCACCTGATATGCGTCCGTGTTCACGTAGCTCGGGCTTTGGAGCTTCTCCTAGTCTACCTTCCGGGTCTGAACCGATCACGTTAAAGTATCTGTGAAAGTCAAAAAGATCATGATCAGACATTGTTAGTTGATGAAACCAGCTCCAAATCAGGAAAAAAAAACAGAACACTGACCTTAGGATCATGACAGCCATGTCAGAGTTCTTAGAGAAATCAAGGATCATATCTTCAGCCATCTTCTTAGCTTTTCCATAAGGATTAATCGGTACCTGAAACCGATAATTGTTAAATCTGATGAGACATGATCCATGCCCATGAGAGTGTTTCTGAAACTGTTTTCAAGTACCTGTGGAGTAACTTCAACGATTGGCATTTTATCAGGTTCTCCATAGGTGGCACATGTGCTTGAATATATAAACTTCTTCACTTTATGTCTAGCCACAGCTTCAAGAACTACTAATGTGTTTGATGTAATGTTGTGGTAATACCTACAAAACCAAAAAAGAAAACAGATTATTGTTTTTCAGTAACCTAACATGAGATTAGGACACAAAGAACCACAAGTCATGGCTAGAAGTTGTACTTTAGAGGATCTAGAGTGCTCTCTCCAACATAAGCTACTGCAGCAAAATGCATAACAGCATCAAACGCATTCTCTGAGAAGATTTTATCGACCTGAAATGTTTCGGTTAAGAACTTAGAAAACAAAACCATACTTCATACAAAAGAATCTTAGGAATGTGAAGGATTACAGCTTTGGCATCTCCTAAGTCGGCATAAATGAATTGAAGCCTCCCGGCTTCTGGGAACAATCCCTGTAGAACCTTGACGGCGCCAAGATTTCCTCGAGAAAGATTGTCCTGTTTGTGAGACAGAGATATTAGGTTTATACAAAACCAAGCATTGCAGTTTAACTACTTGCCAATAACGAAAAAAAAACTATACCACAATGGTTACACGGTATGAATCCTTTAGCAGCCTAAGTGCAGCATGTGATCCGATATATCCAGCGCCACCGGTGACTAATACATGTGTCACTCCTTCCTGGCTGCGAGAGAACTGTGAAGAACAACAAAATTACATATCCAATCAATTCAAAGAAGTAGATTCAGGAGGAATGTATCTAGCAAATAGGATTGTGGAAGTTACTTACTGAGGTTGGTGAAGTGAAACTAGGTGCGTTCTTGAGCATTGTAATGCATAAAGCTGTAAGAGAAACTATCAATACAAGCCTGCCCATGACATTGCTCTTTCTTTTGGGTTCCAAATAATCCATCCCTGAAATGTTACAAAATGGAAGAAAAAATTGTTTATCTATACATTTTTCGGAAATTCTTTCCATATGGTAAAAAAAAGGATAGTTTGATTATAGACCAACCTCCTGCAAGAGGGCTTGTATTTCTCCCTGGACTTCTGGTTCTAGAGAAACTTAGCATTTTGAGATTCAGAAGAATCTGTAGTTTAAAAAGCACACAAAAGTGTTATTTTCTTGGTATTGAGACAAAAAAAAGCCTCCACAAAAAAATCAATAGCCAGCAAGTATGAAATTCATGCAGCTGTAGATTTGCTGGTTGGAGAAAAAAAGAAAATAATTTATAAACAGATATCATAGGAGCGAAGAAAAATAATATTTTGTTGCAAGTGGGACCTGAATGAAAAGAATGAAAAAACAAAGATAAAGACAGGCAAAAGTTGAATACATTTTATGGGAAATAAAGATTAACTTATGATGTCACAAGTTTAATTATAATGTTAACTTAAATGTTAACAGGAAAGAGGAAAGTTCTTAGGCACAGAGAGCATGTTTGTCAAAGACAGAACAGAAACAGACAAAGATTCTGACAAAAGTCATCGTGTTTGATCAGAGTTTCAGAAATTCAACTCAGAAATTACGGATCAGAATTAAACCCATAATTGAAACGTTTTAAACTCAATATTAGATCAGAATCCGATAGTAATAATGGAGACAGAGATTGAGAGAGAGAGTACCTGAGAATTTGTGAGAAACGGATTGAGAGGAAGAAGAAGAAGAAGAAGAATTGATATGAATGATGGCTGAAAATGACGAGATGCCCAACGCTATTAAGGAAGGGAGTGAGAGATAGAGAGAAGAGGGAGGAAGGAGGAGCGTAAGAGAGAAAGTAGGGAGAATCGGGTGGAAGAAGAAGAGAAAGAAAGAAACATGCAATGCAAAATGAAACCACAACTACGACATGTTGACTAAGTCTTGTTATAGAGAGATCTTTTCAGAAAAACTCAAAGTTGAGGAGTTTTTAGTAAATATATCAAACTTATGCAAGCTTTCTTGAGGATTTTTTTTGCTAGCTACTAATAGGTGGAAACCATCCAAAAATATCGAATATGTCAATAACTACACCAAATATATGTTAATATATGTCAAATATATGAAGTAACAATTAATATACTGACAACGTCATAATCAGGTTTAATTGATTTTAAGGTTAGTTAATGGAGTCAATCCGTAATATTTTAAAATTTATCCCACTCTAATTAATCAAACCCGACCTGGTCTAAGATATAAAACCCGACCAGACATAAGTCTTTTTCCCTAAATTGAAAAATTAGGGTTCGAAGCCAAAAAAATTAGGGGATTTCGAACAGAGAGAGATTGATAGAGAAATGGAAAAGAGTGGAAGATCAAGCAAAACACGAAGGTTCAACGTTGATTACCTCATCGTGACCCTCTTTCTTCGATTCAACAGGTTTCATCGATTATCCTCTTTCTTCGGTTAACCTCCCTTCTCCTTATAAATCGTAAAATCGACTCTCACTCTGTCTCTAGAGACAACTCCCTCCCTTTCTCTCACTCGGTCACTCTAATCTCTGTTACCCCCAAATCAATTTTGAAATGAACCCTAAAGTTTTAGATTAGGGAAAAACATCGAAGTTTAGTTGAACACGGGTCGGGTTAAGGAGTTGGGTCGGGTCGGATCGGTATATTATAGAGATCTCATTAACTAAGCTTAAAGTCAATTAAACATGGGTATGATGTTGTCGCCATATTAATTGTTACTTTATATATGTGGCATGTATTAACATAAACATGGTGTAGTTATTGACATATTCCAATATTTCAGATGTTTTCCACCATATTAGACTATAATTCGTGTATCTGGCAAAAAAAATTCTTATATTAAAGCTAACCAAAATTAATAAACTTTTACATTAACATGTTTCATTACAACAAAGTAAATATCTTCAATATAAAATACGACATAATATCTAACTCTGACGGATTTTCAAGAACATTAGTTTCACAATTGAAACATGAGAATGTCGTTAAAAACAAACTTTATTTTCATTCATGTTCTGGATGAGAATGAAACTCATGGAGATAAATGTTTATACTTAAAAAGACCAAACAAAAACAATGTCATTGGTCGAATGAATGTCCACACTCTACATAGAAGAGTTTGTTTCCCTTTCAAGAATAAATGAATGAGGTGTTTAGTTATGATGCGATTGCAATGATTGTTACAATCTTTATTTTTCTGTTTAGTTGTAGCGACTGCCTAACCATCTAACGTGATTAGCCAACGATTAGATCCTAGACAATTAATTTTGTAAGACTTTTCTTTTCATACATAATAGACTTCATAGCAGTATAGCACTTGATAATTTCAGATTATACATAAATTTCAAGTCATAAGTTAAGCACGTAAACTGTTGATCTTGCGTATTTAGTTATTCTTAGAATAATTGGTTTCTTTTCTTTTTGGAAAGATGTTAAATAAGAAAACAGAATCCACATGGACATTTTATTAAAGATCATTACATAGATAAATCTATCTGAAACATGATATTACATAGATAAATTAAAAAAAAAACAAATTAATTAATAATCTTGTGAAAATTTTGTTTCATGAAAATAAATCAAGAGATGAGAAATTTATTCATGAGATTTGTTTCACGGTGCGCATCATGTTCTTGAACTCAAAAAAGTCAACGCGACCATCCTTGTTCCGGTCAACGGAGATGATCATCCTCTCCACTCTCTCCATCTCTCCACCTTCAGGCAACCCAAGCTTCTTCAAAACCGCCTGCAACTCCCTAGCGCATATGAATCCATCACCGTTCTCATCAAACACCTTAAACGCCTCCGCGAGATCAGATTCATCAGCTGCGGCGGGAGAGGAAAGATCATCGTCTCCTCCGAAGAAACAATCGTCAAGCGTCTTGTGGAGGGAGGAGAAGTCTTCGAAGTTGAGACCGGTGTTTCCTGGTTGGATGTAGGATTCGACGGTGGATTTGAGGTCGGAGAGATTAGCGTTGAGGCCGAGACGAGAGAGAGCTTGGCTTAGCTCCTCGAGGGTGATGAAACCGTCGCCGTTGTGATCGAATAGGTCGAAGATGCGTTGGAGACGAAGAGCGTTCAAACTTGGGCTTCGTAGGCTGAAGGATGGTGATTTACTCGTAACTTTCTTGTTCTTCTCACCGTTGCTCGCCATTGTCGTCTTCTTTCCAGTTCTTTCTTCTACGTTGTGGAGTTATAATCTGAGATAAAGAACGATTGGAGTCTAATTATAGAAGAGAAACAAATGGGGAAATGATCCGTTTTTGTCGGCATTGACGGTGTCTGTCCCGACATGTACGAATTTCGGACATTAAACTTCGTAAGGACAGCATTAGTTCACTTCACATTAATGCGAAAATAAAAAGAAGCTTCCGAGTTTTTGACCCGTTCGCATGAGTCGGATCGGGTTGAGCTAGCCTACCAAACCATGAAGCTAAGTACTATGGAAGCCGGTCAACCGACTAACGTAAACGATATAATAAAAGCGAAGTTAAGGAAATAGAAGAATATAAAAAACGAATACGAGGACGATAAGAAATCGTATTCGCAAACAGACATGGAGTCGAGATATGATATCTTTCCTTAACTCAAAATATTCGCTCCGTTAGTGAGACGGGATTGTGCGAATATAGAGTCCCAGGATACAACCATGGCAGACGAATCACGCTTCACTCGTGATCGCCCTATCGAACTATAAACTCTACGAAACACTCTCGGGATTATGATTTACGGTAAGGGATACCGAAAAAGTTAAGAAATGAAGGAGGAGGAGATGCGATATTTAAAGAGACAGAGAAGACTCACTTCCCGCAATAGCTGCTGCACGTGGGCGAGAATCTCGCGGAGATCGAGGGAAGTTGAGTTGCGAAACTTATTCTCCAAGACTCTCTCTTATCTCGTTTAAAACTTTCGAGAGGATAAAATGCATGACGTTTTTATTTTCTAGAAACTACGTGTCGTTTTAAATAAAATTACATGCTGTTTTTTCCCGAAATAAATAGCAAAATATTGAGCTTAACTTTGTCCAAAAAAAATCTTATTGGGCCGGGAGCCAAGCCCAAGCCCAAGCCCAAGCCAACGCCCACGCCCAGCCGAACCGGCTGGACGGCGGCGGCGGCGCGCGTGGGGAGCATTTCCTTCTCCCAAACCGTTTAACACAAGGTATGTGTGTGCACAAATATATACTCCTCTACCTCTTCTCTCGTGTCCGATGTGGGACAAACGAGAATCCTTTCTCTATGACTTTTTTTGGGCTTTATAGACTCAGCCCAAGTCATGTTCTTTTCACCATTAATCAATAAAAGCCATGAGCTCTAATTATTGATCCAACAATCCCCCAAATGAATAGAAATGAATCTAAACATATGTTGGCTAAATGCAGACTCGATAGACTCTAAAAACTATACTAATTCTAATCCAGACTAGACTAGACAGACTTATCGAGAGTGTTTGCGAAAAATTTACTGTGTTTGAGTTGGTGGCATTTTTAAGCCTTGAACCACTCATAGTTAATATCTGTCGGGTTTACTTTACCAGAAGGTGAACATGATGTCTTGAACCAACCGGTGTTTTATGTAGACCGAGACAACATGCATAACGCAGCTTCATTTTCTCGTATAACTTAGTTCTCTATTGCGTTCATTGTGGCCCTGAACTATTCCTGGTTTTCAAGAGTGAACTTGGAGAATATAGCCTTGCATTCATTCTCCTAGAAACGACCCCATTTCACACTCATTAGGTGATTAACCATGAAAAGTATTGAGTAATACTCCGCTTAGAAGCTATGGAATCATTAAAAGCCTATGCTTATCCTTCTCGCATTTGTTAGCACATTTATCATCTTAAGAGCTGGGAAAAGAATACTTTTATCTCAAGTGCTTTGGTTAGATTCTGCTTGATTTTGTTTTTCCTTTGAACGTACATCTTGGGATCTCCAGTCATGATAGGTAGGGTTGCAATCAAGCATCCTCATTCGTCCTCTGATGTGACGAGATTTATCATTGTAAAGATTACTCTGAGCCCGAGCATAGCTGGCACAGGTTTCTCCCACATAGGAATATCTTCCAAAAAATTTCTAAGCCATTCAGCTTCTTCTGCTGCTTTGTCTAAGGCTATGAACTCAGATTCCATGGTGGATCTGGCTAGGACTGTTTGTTTGGTAGATTTCCATGATACTGTTTCTCCTCTTAGTGTAAAGACATATCCACTTGTGGATTTTGAGTTTTTAGAATCTGATATCCAGTTAGCATCACTGTATCCTTCTAAAACTGATGGTTCTTTACCATAGTGAAGCCCAAAATCTTTGGTGTAGCGCAAGTAATTAAGTACTCTCGTTATAGCTTTCCAGTGTGTATGACCTGGATTTCTTGTATATTGACTAAGTATGTTTACTGCATGCGTTAGATCTGGTCTCGTACAATTAGTCAAGTACATGAGACTTCCGATCACACGTGCATACTCGTTTTGTGAAACCACTTCACTTGAATTCTTTCTCAAATGCATTTGGGGATCTAACGAAGTTTTTGCCGTACCTTTAGAGTAATTTTTAAATCTCTCTAATATTGTTTGAGCATATGTAAATTTTCTTTTCTAAATCACCATTTAGAAAAGCGGTTTTTACATCCATTTGATGGATTTCTAAGTCTCTTAAGGCTGCGATTGCTATCATCAGTCTTATTGATGTTATTCTCGTTACTGGAGAATATGTATCAAAATAGTCAAAGCCTTCCTTTTGTCGAAATCTTTGAACTACAAGCATAGATTTGTTTTTTCCACCAGGTTTTCGTGTCATTATCCATTTATTCCCTAATGCTTTGAAGCCATGTGGTAAATCTGTTATGTACCATGTATACTTTTGCATGATAGAATCAAATTCACTCCTGACAGCTTCGTTCCAAAATGGAGCTTCTGGTGAAGCCATGGCTTCTGCCAACGTTTTTGGGACATTTTCGACTAAAAATGCCATTAGGAAATCTTCACCAAAAGATTTTTCCTTTCGAGCTCTTTTGCTTCTTCGAGGTTCATCTTTTTCTTCATTTTCTGAAATATCATTTATAGAAATCTCGACGGTTGTCTCAATTTCTGAGTTCTTGTCATTCTTTCTTCTCGAGTTCGTTTTGAACCTTGTTTTTTCTTATATGGAAAGATATTTTCGAAAAAAAGACGCATTTCTGGATTCCATGACTGTTTTTCATGAATATCTGATATTTCAGATTTACGTACCAGAAATCGATATGCATTACTATTATGTGCATATCCGATGAAGATGCAATCCACAGTTTTAGGTCCAATAGTGACCTTTTTGGTGGCGGTACCGTAACTTTTGCCAAGCACCCCCACACTTTGAGGTATTTATACGAAGGTAAATTACTTTTCCATAATCCATATGGAGTTTTGCCAGTTACTTTGTGTGGAATTTTGTTGAGGATATAATTAGTGGTAAGCAACGCTTCCCCCCCACATGTTCTGGGGTAACCCAAATTCCTGCAACATTGCATTCATCATCTCTTTTAGAGTTCGATTTTTGCTTTCAGCAACTCCATTAGATTCTGGTGAGTAAGGAACTGTAGTTTGATGGATTATTCCATGTTCTTTACAGAATGCATTGAATGGACCATCATACTCGCCTCCTCTGTCGTTTCTAACTAGTTTGATAGTTGTTTTAAGCTGATTTTCAACCTCGAGTTTAAATTCTTTGAATTTTTCTAAGGTTTCATCTTTGCTATGTAACAAGTATACATAACAATATTTTGTGTAGTCATCTATGAAGGACACAAAGTACTTTTTCCCACCTCTAGTTTGTATGTATTTTAAATCATATAAGTCGGTGTGAATTAAATCTAAAGGGTTTTTTAGTTCTTTCAACACGAGGGGATGGCGTTTTTGTGAGCTTAGCCTGTACGCATACTTCACATTTTTGTTTACTTGTTTTGCATTTAGGAATTAGATTTAAATTCATTAATCTTTGAATAGATTTGTAGTTTACATGGTGTAATCTTTCATGTCATATATTAAAAGACTCAACCAAATAAGCAACTGGATTCTTATTCATTGAAACAATTGGAACTACAACTTTCAGAGGGACGGTCATTACATTCATCTTGACAAGTCCATCCTTAACATACCCCTTTCCCAAATACATCACATTCTTCATAATCACAAGCTTGTCCGCCTCAAGATTTGTGGCGAATCCATTCTTTTTGAGCAAGGTTCCCGAGACCAAGTTCTTCCTCATGTCAGGCACATGCTTCACATTCGTCAGAGTGACTTCACGTCCAGATGTCATCTTCAAAACCACATTGTCACGGCCTTCAATCTTAGAGACTGCAGTTTTTCCCATGAGCAGCTTCTCCTGAGTTTTGCTTTTTTGATAAGTGCTGAACATCGCCCTATCGGTGCAAATATGAGTGGTCGCTCCTGTGTCATACCACCATTCCTTGGGGTTGCTACCTTCAACCACGTTGACCTCAGTCACCATTGCAACGAGATCTTCCTTAGTGAGATTCGCTTGATGTTTCTCATCTCTAATCTTGCTGCGACACTCAGCAGTCTTGTGTCCCACTTTGTGGCAGTAGTGACACTTCCCCTTGAACTTCTCCACATTCGCATTCGCATTGATTTCAATGCATTTGGTCTTGAAGTTTTTTCCAGAAGCCTTCAGGGCTGCAACAGTTTTGGAAGGCTTGGCATGAGAATGGGTGTGTGCCTTTCCTTTGCCTTTGTGCTCAGCCATGTTGACATTGTGCTCCTTAGTAGTGACCTTGTCCACAGTTCAGTTTCTGGATTCCATATGAAGCCTCATGATGAGCTCCTCGAGCCCCTTCTTCTTCTTCTTGTGCTTCAAGTAGTTCTTGAAATCTGCATAGCTTGGAGGAAGCTTTTCAATAAAGCTGAGAGTTGTGAATGTCTCGTAGATGGACATTCCTTCAGCAGCGATTTCATGGTAAATGAGTTGAAGCGCTTCCACCTGATCCATGATGGGTTTTGAATCCACCATTTTGAAGTCGTGGAATTTTGAGACCACATACTTCTGGCAGCCAGCGTCCTCACCTCTGTACTTCTTGTCCAGTGATCACCATAGCTCTTTCGCCGTGGGGATCTCACAGTAGACACGGTACAATGGGTCAATGAGATGACCCAAAATGTATCCTTTGCAGATGAAGTCGGAATGCGCCCATATGTCAACAGTTGCGAGACTGTGAACATCATCAATCCCGTAAGGAATAAGGGGCTTGTCCTCCTGGATGAACTTGTCCAGCTTCATTGTTGTCCGGAAGAACATCATCTTCTTCTACCACGTTTTGAAGCTTTTGCCATCAAACTTGTCTGCCATCGGTCCTTGAGTGAACACGCTAGGTACAGACGGAGGAGTTTGAACTGCCACCGGACCACTTGTGGTTGCTGAAACTGAACCCGTCTAATAAAGACCAGCACCGAATAGGCTACGGCGAGTGGTTTCATCAGCAGCATTTCCCGCAGGGAGGATAGTGCTTGTTGTTGCTGCGACGGTTGATGATGTGATGTTTCCAGCGGTTGTCACAGTTGCATCAGTGGCTGCAACGTTCAGTGGAGTTGTTGTGATATTGGTGGTGTCAATGGGGGTGTTGTTATCGTTTGTCATTTTTCTGTA
The DNA window shown above is from Brassica oleracea var. oleracea cultivar TO1000 chromosome C3, BOL, whole genome shotgun sequence and carries:
- the LOC106332876 gene encoding probable UDP-arabinose 4-epimerase 3; amino-acid sequence: MLSFSRTRSPGRNTSPLAGGMDYLEPKRKSNVMGRLVLIVSLTALCITMLKNAPSFTSPTSFSRSQEGVTHVLVTGGAGYIGSHAALRLLKDSYRVTIVDNLSRGNLGAVKVLQGLFPEAGRLQFIYADLGDAKAVDKIFSENAFDAVMHFAAVAYVGESTLDPLKYYHNITSNTLVVLEAVARHKVKKFIYSSTCATYGEPDKMPIVEVTPQVPINPYGKAKKMAEDMILDFSKNSDMAVMILRYFNVIGSDPEGRLGEAPKPELREHGRISGACFDAARGVIPGLQVKGTDYKTGDGTCVRDYIDVTDLVDAHVKALEKAKPKNVGIYNVGTGKGRSVKEFVEACKKATGVDIQVDFLPRRPGDYAEVYSDPAKILRDLNWSARFTNLQESLEVAWKWQKTHPHGYASS
- the LOC106333126 gene encoding calcium-binding protein CML42-like, which codes for MASNGEKNKKVTSKSPSFSLRSPSLNALRLQRIFDLFDHNGDGFITLEELSQALSRLGLNANLSDLKSTVESYIQPGNTGLNFEDFSSLHKTLDDCFFGGDDDLSSPAAADESDLAEAFKVFDENGDGFICARELQAVLKKLGLPEGGEMERVERMIISVDRNKDGRVDFFEFKNMMRTVKQIS